From the genome of Variovorax sp. RA8, one region includes:
- a CDS encoding MarR family winged helix-turn-helix transcriptional regulator: MDAIAKPQGCTNFRLRRLTRMVSRHYDAHVAASGLKTTQYSLLSHVLSLGPLRPVDLAQAMNVDASTLSRNLKSMLAAGWLIQGEGPDARSRLIAITDTGRAKRAEAQRLWRAAQTELNGMLGVERVVALHHLIDDSIALLQRAGLKDEESSDE, encoded by the coding sequence ATGGATGCTATCGCAAAACCGCAGGGCTGTACCAACTTCAGGTTGCGCCGCCTGACGCGCATGGTGTCGCGGCACTACGACGCCCACGTGGCCGCGTCCGGCCTCAAGACCACGCAGTACTCCCTGCTCTCGCATGTGCTGAGCCTGGGCCCGCTGCGGCCCGTGGATCTCGCGCAGGCGATGAACGTCGACGCCTCCACGCTGAGCCGCAACCTCAAGTCCATGCTCGCCGCCGGCTGGCTGATCCAGGGCGAGGGGCCCGATGCGCGCAGCCGGCTGATCGCGATCACCGACACCGGCCGCGCCAAGCGGGCCGAGGCGCAGCGCCTGTGGCGTGCCGCGCAGACGGAGCTCAACGGGATGCTCGGCGTCGAGCGTGTCGTGGCCCTGCACCATTTGATCGACGACAGCATCGCGCTGCTGCAGCGCGCCGGATTGAAAGACGAGGAAAGCAGTGATGAGTGA
- a CDS encoding PaaI family thioesterase: MQSTSLESWLAEEREVIARLEAGPGPGLASPEQVEGKTGLEVMQAMLRGDIPYAAIAKTLDFTILSVSPGVAVFQGTPLPQHLNPLGTIHGGWVATLLDSALGCSVHTMMPPGRAYTTAELGVNYVKGVTPKVQRVRAEGKVVHCGRQLATAEARLFGPDGTLYAHATTTCLVFETKR, from the coding sequence ATGCAGAGCACCTCACTTGAATCCTGGCTCGCCGAAGAACGCGAGGTCATCGCCCGCCTGGAAGCCGGCCCGGGTCCCGGCCTGGCCAGCCCCGAGCAGGTCGAAGGCAAGACCGGGCTCGAAGTCATGCAGGCCATGCTGCGCGGCGACATTCCCTACGCCGCCATCGCCAAGACGCTCGACTTCACCATCCTCTCGGTGAGCCCCGGCGTCGCGGTGTTCCAGGGCACGCCGCTGCCGCAGCACCTGAACCCGCTCGGCACCATCCATGGCGGATGGGTCGCCACCCTGCTCGACTCGGCACTGGGCTGCTCGGTGCACACGATGATGCCGCCCGGGCGCGCCTACACCACGGCGGAGCTGGGCGTGAACTATGTGAAGGGCGTCACGCCCAAGGTGCAGCGGGTGCGCGCGGAGGGCAAGGTGGTCCATTGCGGCCGGCAGCTCGCGACCGCGGAGGCGCGCCTCTTCGGTCCCGACGGCACGCTGTACGCGCACGCCACCACCACCTGCCTGGTGTTCGAGACGAAGCGCTGA
- a CDS encoding iron-containing alcohol dehydrogenase, whose product MEQSVAIGAHNFASIERVVFGQPAAGVIVAEAARLGSRRVFIVASRTLRTQTSVIREIETALGDRHAATFDGIPQHTTRGGVARATAAALEAEADLVVAVGGGSVIDASKMVLLCMRHGMTDEHLEALDRFEVKLGEDGKPVRPVFDGPALRMIAVPSTLNGGEFNGGCLVTDERRKLKQTFFHPLMMPRTVVLDPALTLHTPESLWLGSATRALDHAIEALLSTTPTPLADAAVLDGIARMARALPAWKAEPQSLPVRAECQVASWLCSYGLSSRGPQGGVMMGPSHAIGHVLGGSCGVPHYYCTPVMMPAILRWSEPATSARQPQLAQALGRPALSAAEAFAELVKSLGLPATLRDVGVDASQFEMIARTSMRELFIHGNARKISGPAEVLEILRLAA is encoded by the coding sequence ATGGAGCAGTCCGTTGCAATCGGTGCCCACAATTTCGCTTCGATCGAGCGCGTCGTGTTCGGGCAACCCGCGGCCGGCGTGATCGTGGCCGAGGCGGCACGGCTGGGGAGCCGGCGGGTCTTCATCGTCGCGAGCCGCACGCTGCGCACGCAGACCAGCGTGATCCGCGAGATCGAGACCGCACTCGGCGATCGCCATGCGGCCACCTTCGACGGCATCCCGCAGCACACGACCCGCGGCGGCGTGGCGCGCGCAACGGCGGCGGCCCTGGAAGCAGAGGCCGACCTGGTGGTGGCGGTAGGCGGCGGCTCCGTCATCGACGCCTCGAAGATGGTGCTGCTGTGCATGCGCCACGGCATGACCGACGAGCACCTGGAGGCGCTCGACCGCTTCGAGGTGAAGCTGGGCGAGGATGGCAAGCCGGTCCGGCCCGTCTTCGACGGCCCCGCGCTGCGCATGATCGCGGTGCCCAGCACGCTCAACGGCGGCGAGTTCAACGGCGGCTGCCTGGTGACGGACGAGCGCCGCAAGCTCAAGCAGACCTTCTTCCACCCGCTCATGATGCCGCGCACCGTCGTGCTCGATCCGGCCTTGACGCTGCACACGCCCGAGTCGCTGTGGCTGGGCTCGGCCACCCGCGCGCTCGACCATGCCATCGAGGCGCTGCTGTCGACCACGCCGACGCCGCTGGCCGACGCCGCGGTGCTCGACGGCATTGCCCGCATGGCACGTGCGCTGCCGGCGTGGAAGGCCGAGCCGCAGAGTCTGCCCGTGCGCGCCGAGTGCCAGGTTGCGAGCTGGCTCTGCTCCTACGGCCTGTCCAGCCGCGGCCCGCAGGGCGGGGTGATGATGGGTCCCAGCCATGCCATCGGCCATGTGCTGGGCGGCAGCTGCGGCGTGCCGCACTACTACTGCACGCCCGTGATGATGCCGGCGATCTTGAGGTGGTCGGAGCCCGCCACGTCAGCGCGCCAGCCTCAGCTGGCCCAGGCGCTGGGCCGGCCCGCGCTGAGTGCGGCCGAGGCGTTTGCCGAGCTCGTGAAGTCCCTGGGCCTGCCCGCGACGCTGCGCGACGTCGGCGTGGATGCGAGCCAGTTCGAGATGATCGCCCGCACCAGCATGCGCGAGCTCTTCATCCACGGCAACGCGCGCAAGATCTCCGGGCCCGCCGAGGTGCTGGAGATCCTGCGCCTCGCAGCCTAA
- a CDS encoding MFS transporter: MSDSNPNPAASAGPSAVRRYALWLVLLATAGTFALTMGVRQTMGLFLSAVNTSTGLGVASISLAFAFGQLWWGLTQPFAGAVADRIGTGRVIFIGVLLVALGTIITPFMTTTAGLIFAIGVLAAGGAGMAGPSVLMGATARLVTPAQRGLATGIVNAGGSFGQFAMAPIAIGLTAAYGWANAMQVLGFLILLALPAVFVLRGNSNALAAASGAKRLSAREAVGQALALPSFRLLSLGFLVCGFHVAFLATHLPGVIAACGLPPEVGGWSLGIIGLFNIVGSLAMGWAVGRWRMKSLLALLYATRGVAVLIFLLAPKTTLVMLLFAAVMGVTFLSTVPPTAGLVAKMFGPANMAMLFGIVMLAHQVGGFLGAYLGGTIFEATGSYDWVWYIDIVLAAGAALVNLPIREALVPARAAKAAA, encoded by the coding sequence ATGAGTGATTCCAACCCCAACCCCGCCGCGAGCGCAGGGCCTTCCGCCGTGCGCCGCTACGCGCTGTGGCTCGTGCTGCTGGCGACCGCCGGCACTTTCGCCCTCACGATGGGCGTACGCCAGACCATGGGCCTGTTCCTGTCGGCGGTCAATACCTCGACCGGACTCGGCGTCGCCAGCATCAGCCTGGCCTTCGCCTTCGGCCAGCTCTGGTGGGGGCTGACGCAGCCCTTCGCCGGCGCCGTGGCTGACCGCATCGGCACCGGCCGCGTGATCTTCATCGGCGTGCTGCTGGTGGCCCTGGGCACCATCATCACGCCCTTCATGACGACGACGGCCGGCCTGATCTTCGCGATCGGCGTGCTGGCGGCGGGCGGCGCCGGCATGGCCGGGCCCTCGGTGCTGATGGGCGCCACTGCGCGCCTGGTGACGCCGGCGCAGCGCGGGCTGGCCACGGGCATCGTGAACGCGGGCGGCTCCTTCGGCCAGTTCGCGATGGCGCCGATCGCCATCGGCCTCACCGCCGCCTACGGCTGGGCCAATGCAATGCAGGTGCTGGGCTTCCTGATCCTGCTGGCGCTGCCGGCGGTCTTCGTGCTCAGGGGCAATTCCAATGCGCTCGCCGCGGCCTCGGGTGCCAAGCGCCTGAGCGCGCGCGAAGCGGTCGGGCAGGCGCTCGCGCTGCCGAGCTTTCGCCTGCTGAGCCTTGGCTTCCTTGTCTGCGGCTTCCACGTGGCCTTCCTCGCGACCCACCTGCCGGGCGTGATCGCAGCTTGCGGGCTGCCGCCGGAAGTGGGTGGCTGGTCGCTCGGCATCATCGGCCTGTTCAACATCGTCGGCAGCCTCGCGATGGGCTGGGCGGTGGGTCGCTGGCGCATGAAGTCGCTGCTCGCGCTGCTCTATGCAACGCGCGGCGTGGCGGTGCTGATCTTCCTGCTGGCGCCGAAGACGACGCTGGTGATGCTGCTCTTCGCCGCGGTGATGGGCGTGACCTTCCTCTCGACGGTGCCCCCGACCGCAGGCCTGGTGGCCAAGATGTTCGGCCCCGCCAACATGGCGATGCTGTTCGGCATCGTGATGCTGGCGCACCAGGTGGGCGGCTTCCTCGGCGCCTACCTGGGCGGCACCATCTTCGAGGCCACCGGCAGCTACGACTGGGTCTGGTACATCGACATCGTGCTGGCCGCCGGAGCTGCGCTGGTCAACCTGCCGATCCGCGAGGCGCTCGTGCCAGCGCGCGCCGCGAAGGCGGCGGCCTGA